Part of the Geothermobacter hydrogeniphilus genome, GGAGATTTCTTCCCCTACCTGCCGATTTCATCCCGGAAACCGACGGTCGGCCAGGCTGTTTTTTCTTATGGGTCCGCGCTGTTTCGTCATCAACTCCATTTTCAGGGGATTGTATCAAAAACCCGACCTCACTTTGAATGGAACGCTCGTAACCAGTGTTACAGCCAGGTGTATCTGCTCTCGGCAATGACGCCGAAAGGCTTGTCGGGGGCGCCCTGGGTGAATGATAGAAATGAAGTTGTCGGCATGCAGAGCGGCATGATGACCTGGAAAGGAGCCCTCATGGGGACGGCCTTTGTCACTCCGGCAGAGGCCATTGCTTATCTGCTGAAGCATAAGCGCCCCCGCCCCGCCGCCACCCTGGGATTACAGGTCGCGGAAACCATGGAAGGAGGTGCCGCGGCAAACCTTTCCAGTTCCGGCCTGCTGGTAACGCGAGTTCTCGCCGACAGTCCCGCCGCGCAATCCGGGATCAGCAAAGGAGACCGGATCCTGACCCTGAACGGCCGAAAGATTCTTTACCGGGATGATTTTTTGTCGACGGTCAGAAATACGGGGGAAGGACAAAAACTGCTGCTCGAAATCAAACGGGGCACA contains:
- a CDS encoding S1C family serine protease — protein: MFQRSTNQACGRFLWLIIILLFLFAGLPSNCPAAARGSSQTTAIETATFDLLANGRLIGNGWFASPAGFAVTAAHLLAENDSVEISSPAAGRRKADVIAVDRAHDLALLRIPRDGDFFPYLPISSRKPTVGQAVFSYGSALFRHQLHFQGIVSKTRPHFEWNARNQCYSQVYLLSAMTPKGLSGAPWVNDRNEVVGMQSGMMTWKGALMGTAFVTPAEAIAYLLKHKRPRPAATLGLQVAETMEGGAAANLSSSGLLVTRVLADSPAAQSGISKGDRILTLNGRKILYRDDFLSTVRNTGEGQKLLLEIKRGTESRKLTITPRPLSAGGRS